Within the Verrucomicrobiia bacterium genome, the region GCGTCTTCAGCGCCACCCGCCGCAAAGCGCGTGGTTACCGCTCCTCCACCTACCTCATCACCATGCTCTACTTCCTCGCAGGCAAACTCCGCCTGCCCCAGCACTGAACCCATTCCACTGAAAACAGCGAAGAACCGAAAATATTATAGTTCACTCGCTTGTCATATAGGCATTTATGCCCAGTTCGGGGATAGCCAAGATGGGTGTTTGGGGTGGGTGAAAGTCATTTCGGAGCAGCCAGTTGCCAAAAGGGATCAGGGAGAAATGTTAAATTTCAGGCGTGAACTCTGAGGCGGCCGGGCTTATCCTAGCCCAACTTTATCCCTAAAATGAAACGATTGGCAGGTATTCTGGGCGGCTTGATGGTAGCTTTCACCATGCAAGCGGATGTCACGATGGAAAAGGTGAATTTCGGCGGGTGGCCGAATTGCATCCGTTTGAGCAACAAGAACATCGAGATGGTGGCTACGACGGATGTGGGGCCGCGTATCCTGCGCCTAGCGGTGCCGGGTGGAGACAATGTCTTCAAGATCTGGCCAGACCAGGCTGGGGCTAAAGGCGGGGACCAATGGCGAATCTATGGAGGTCATCGGTTCTGGCATGCACCGGAGGATAAGGTGCGTTCTTACCAGCCGGATAATGAACCGGTGGAGGTGTCATGGCAGAACGGAGTGCTCAAGCTGACCCAGAAGCCAGAGCCTAAGACGGGATTGCAGAAGGAGATTGAGATCACGATGCATCCGAGCGAGGCACGGGTGGAGGTGAAGCATCGCTTGAAGAACAATAACTTGTGGGCGGTGGAAGCGGCACCTTGGGCGCTCTCGGTGATGCAAGGTCCAGGAAAAGCGATCATCCCGCAAGAGCCGCCATCGAAGGATCTGTTGCCGGCGCGGCCGATGGCGTTGTGGGGTTACACGGATATGCGTGATCCACGATGGACGTGGGGCTCGAAGTTCATCCAGCTTCAGTGCGATCCAGAGAACAAGAAGGCGCAGAAGATCGGCATCCGCAATTCACCGGGTTGGGCGGCATATCAGGCGAAGGATGTGCTGTTCTTCAAACGTCTGCCGTTTGATGCGAATGCGACGTATCCGGATTTCGGTTGCAATACGGAGTTGTATACGAATGGGGATATGCTGGAGGTGGAGAGTGTGGGGGCATTGACGAAGATGGCTCCAAACGCGGCGGTGGAACATGTGGAGACGTGGTTCCTGCTGAAGTATCAGGCGGGCAAGGATGAGAATGAGATGGCGGACAAGTTGAATCTATTGGTGAGAGGGTTGAAATAATTCAAGGCATGAACCTGCTGCGGACATCCGCCCTGTGTCTTGCGCTTCTGTTAACAGGAGCTTCTGCTGGGCCGTTGATGGCTGCAGAGACGGTTGCGATCGATCGATTGCCAAAGGGGTGTGTGCAGCCGCAATCGGTGGTGGATGATGCAGGCACGGTGCATGTGGTTTATCTGAAGGGCGAGGGGCAAGGGCAGGATATCGAATACATGTATCGCAAAGCGGGTGAAGCGAAGTTCTCTCCAGCGGTGCAGGTGAACAGCATCGCGGCCAGTGCGGTGGCGACGGGGACGATCCGGGGAGCGCAGGTGGCGGTGAGCAAGGATGGGACGGTGCATGTGCTGTGGAACGGTACGATGGCATCCGCGCAAGTGCCGGGAGGGGGTTCGCCGCTTTTCTATACGAGGCTGAGTGCGGGCAAGTTCGAGCAGCAGCGCAATTTGATGACGAAGACGTTCATGCTGGATGGCGGCGGATCGATCGCAGCGGGGCCAGGCGGTGCGGTCTATGTGGCATGGCATGCCAGCAAATCTTCGCAGCCGGGCAAGGAGACAGATCGTGGTGTCTACTTGGCGACATCCTTGGATAACGGAAAGACGTTTAGTGCGGAACGTGAAGTCAATCCGCCGAAGAGCGGGGCGTGTGCGTGTTGTGGATTGCGCATCCAAGTGGATGAAAAGGGTGAGGTGAACCTGCTGTTCCGCGCGGCATTTACGGCGTTGGACCGGGATATTCTGTGGTTGCGTTCGGCGGATCAGGGGAAAACCTTTCAAGTGGTGAACCGGGATGCGTGGAAGATCGGCCAATGCCCGATGAGTTCGGCGTGGTTGCGGGATGGCTGGGCGGCTTGGGAGGCAGACGGGAAGGTGAAGTTCAGCCGGATGGACGGTGGCCTGACTTATTCGCCAGCCGGGGACGTGAAACGAAAGCACCCGGTGGCGGTCCAATCTAAAGATGGCAAGGCTTTGCTGATCTGGACCGAGGGCACGGGTTGGAAGAAGGGCGGTTCGGTGGTCTGGCTGGAATTGGGGGCGGATGGGAAGCCGTTGGGACCGGTCCAGAGACGGGATGACCTGCCGGTTTGGGGCTTGGCGACGGCTTGGGCTGGGGCCAAGGGTGGTTGGGGCATGCTATATTGAAGCGACTGGTGACTAAAACCTTGGGCGAAAGTGAGTAATATGCAGAGGCAGGCGTTGACAGGGCAAAGGGCTTCTGATTATTTCTACCGCTCGTAATCCGTTACACATCACATGGCCATTAAAATTTTGTTGATTTTGGCACTGCTCACCGGCGGTGGATCCATTGCTGTCAGCCACTTCATGGTGAAGCCGCGCATCGAGAAGGCGGAGAAGGAGGCCAAGGACAACAACCAAAAATATATCGCGGAACAAGCCGCGAAGGGACGTGTCCAAACAGAACTGAACGAGACCAAGCAGGTCTTGGACACCACGAAGTCTGAA harbors:
- a CDS encoding sialidase family protein, which encodes MAAETVAIDRLPKGCVQPQSVVDDAGTVHVVYLKGEGQGQDIEYMYRKAGEAKFSPAVQVNSIAASAVATGTIRGAQVAVSKDGTVHVLWNGTMASAQVPGGGSPLFYTRLSAGKFEQQRNLMTKTFMLDGGGSIAAGPGGAVYVAWHASKSSQPGKETDRGVYLATSLDNGKTFSAEREVNPPKSGACACCGLRIQVDEKGEVNLLFRAAFTALDRDILWLRSADQGKTFQVVNRDAWKIGQCPMSSAWLRDGWAAWEADGKVKFSRMDGGLTYSPAGDVKRKHPVAVQSKDGKALLIWTEGTGWKKGGSVVWLELGADGKPLGPVQRRDDLPVWGLATAWAGAKGGWGMLY